From the genome of Candidatus Nitrosocosmicus oleophilus, one region includes:
- a CDS encoding proteasome subunit beta has translation MAFQFMPGATAVGITYNDGVLLAAEKRVSYGNFVVNKNTKKTFNVTDHVGAACAGMVADMQVLVRQVSALSKIRKLETRRNVEPNSVAKLMSVIMFERRYFPLLTQVVVGGVTTGKPEIYTLDPLGSVLPDRYAAVGTGAEMALGVMDAEFNENLDEEKATNLALKSIRSSIQRDSASGDGIDILIINKNGKSENSYPV, from the coding sequence ATGGCTTTTCAATTTATGCCCGGAGCAACAGCGGTTGGTATTACTTACAATGATGGAGTACTTTTGGCTGCTGAAAAGAGAGTTTCATACGGCAATTTCGTAGTTAATAAAAATACTAAAAAAACATTTAATGTTACTGATCATGTGGGTGCCGCTTGTGCAGGCATGGTTGCTGACATGCAGGTTCTAGTACGCCAGGTAAGCGCTCTATCAAAAATCAGGAAATTGGAAACCCGACGTAATGTCGAACCAAATTCGGTTGCAAAATTGATGTCCGTTATAATGTTTGAAAGGAGATACTTCCCCTTATTGACTCAGGTTGTAGTTGGAGGTGTTACAACTGGCAAGCCAGAAATTTATACTCTCGATCCACTTGGTTCAGTTTTACCAGATAGATATGCCGCAGTAGGAACTGGAGCTGAAATGGCACTGGGAGTAATGGATGCAGAGTTCAATGAAAACCTTGATGAGGAGAAGGCGACTAATCTAGCATTAAAATCCATTCGATCATCCATTCAAAGGGATTCTGCGAGTGGTGATGGGATAGACATTTTGATCATCAATAAAAATGGGAAAAGCGAAAATTCATATCCTGTATGA
- a CDS encoding ATP-binding protein — MELKVHPSFFREFATKTWISPYEIVRELIENAFDEDATNVLVTVLNNGNVVIEDNAGMNSNSMDKFLILGSPHKAEEILSPKLKRLRTGRYGTGRLSFLTSFDQMKIKTRLDDFNKTITIDGNTLEELITGKAKLREIREPKLGRNGTEILLIGSKISIDINKLSKEIKKLSILKYPLFEVYIKSANNIKEWDMSDSQIIRSPDIQGYKLDVNLDNPRTTGEIIIARRPLGQDEKGIAIMVGNHVVLRSTFGFDNKLSRVTGYVKCDELTSRFADKSALIENDTYNAFNQNVKTFIIDQVLPSLTEYEDVLITREESKIYKEIDKVMGQAVLETLEPVEEIQGFESVEVSSPAGENGTDDSSHTNDNLTSNPYSIHGHDNDRTDNVSFTLTQVDGNNDVENEDDNSKRKFDSDLDDLNGKKTTKTYSSDNYIDNRGKILSSTEISNSANEFALNDPANKDKAYSQVSSNDYRGNLSNSNDGMIRKTIRKPILKKTFTLKKIGYKVIPYEDETDPRYSFTNENIVFVNKAHSTYKVEAQRGDEFLFRHITNIVAEVVVGSKYPEAKDILEIQNKLISEAIKIHDYSMLKK; from the coding sequence ATGGAATTAAAAGTTCATCCATCATTTTTTAGAGAGTTTGCCACGAAAACGTGGATATCTCCCTATGAAATAGTGAGAGAACTTATTGAAAACGCCTTTGACGAGGATGCAACGAATGTTCTTGTAACAGTGCTAAACAACGGTAACGTGGTAATTGAAGATAACGCAGGGATGAACTCCAATTCAATGGACAAGTTTTTGATATTAGGCTCGCCTCATAAGGCTGAAGAGATCCTTTCACCAAAATTGAAAAGATTAAGAACGGGAAGATATGGTACTGGGCGATTGTCCTTTTTGACTTCGTTTGATCAAATGAAAATCAAAACTAGGTTAGACGATTTTAACAAAACTATCACTATTGATGGGAATACATTGGAAGAGCTGATTACTGGAAAAGCAAAATTACGTGAGATAAGAGAGCCAAAACTCGGTAGAAATGGTACCGAGATCTTGTTGATAGGATCTAAAATTAGCATTGACATAAACAAACTTTCAAAAGAGATTAAGAAACTCTCCATTTTAAAATATCCACTATTTGAAGTGTATATCAAATCTGCTAACAATATTAAAGAATGGGATATGTCCGATTCCCAAATAATACGCTCGCCAGATATTCAAGGTTACAAGCTAGATGTAAATTTAGATAATCCAAGAACCACCGGTGAAATAATTATTGCGAGAAGGCCTCTGGGACAAGACGAGAAAGGAATAGCAATAATGGTAGGTAATCACGTGGTTCTGAGGAGCACATTTGGATTTGACAACAAGCTTAGCCGAGTTACAGGATATGTAAAATGCGACGAACTTACATCCAGATTTGCAGATAAATCGGCTTTAATTGAAAATGATACCTATAACGCTTTTAATCAAAATGTAAAAACCTTCATAATTGATCAGGTACTTCCAAGCCTAACAGAATATGAAGATGTCCTTATCACAAGGGAAGAATCAAAAATTTATAAGGAAATTGATAAAGTTATGGGTCAAGCTGTTTTGGAAACCCTTGAACCTGTGGAAGAGATTCAAGGATTTGAATCGGTTGAGGTTTCATCCCCAGCTGGTGAGAACGGAACAGATGACTCGAGTCACACAAATGATAATCTCACATCCAATCCGTATTCAATTCATGGACATGATAATGATAGAACCGATAATGTATCTTTTACCTTGACACAAGTAGATGGGAATAATGATGTAGAGAACGAGGATGACAACAGCAAACGAAAATTCGATTCAGATCTTGATGATTTGAATGGAAAGAAAACTACAAAGACCTATTCATCAGACAATTATATAGACAATAGGGGTAAGATTTTAAGCAGTACTGAAATCTCGAATTCAGCAAATGAATTTGCCCTCAACGATCCTGCCAATAAAGATAAGGCATATTCACAAGTTTCAAGTAATGATTACAGAGGCAACCTCTCTAATAGCAATGACGGGATGATTCGAAAAACTATTAGAAAGCCTATTCTCAAAAAAACGTTCACGCTAAAAAAAATAGGATACAAGGTAATCCCCTACGAGGATGAAACTGATCCGAGATACAGTTTTACGAATGAAAACATTGTCTTTGTAAACAAGGCTCATTCCACATACAAAGTAGAAGCTCAAAGAGGCGATGAATTCCTATTCAGACACATAACAAATATTGTTGCAGAAGTGGTGGTCGGATCAAAATATCCAGAAGCAAAGGACATCTTAGAAATTCAAAATAAGCTGATATCGGAGGCAATCAAGATTCATGACTATTCAATGTTGAAAAAGTAG